The Streptomyces sp. NBC_01268 genome segment GGTCGACACCCCCGAAGGCGAAGCCGTCCCCGGGCTCGACGTCATGATCCGGCACAACCCGTTCGGCGCCGGCGACGACGCCGTCTGCCTCGCCGCCCTCACCTCACCGCACCCGCGGCCCGGCTCCGCCCGTATGAGCTCGCGCCTCGCCGAGGTCGTGGGCCGGCTCGCCGCCCGGACCGGCCGCCCCACCACGGCCGTGGCCGCCGAGTGGTTCCTGCGCTACCTCGACCTCGTGGTCCGCCCCCTGCTCTGGCTCGACGGCCAGGCGGGCGTCGCCCTGGAGGCCCACCAGCAGAACACCCTGGTCCTCCTCGACCCCGAGGGCTGGCCCGTCGGCGGCCGCTACCGCGACAACCAGGGCTACTACTTCCGCGAGTCCCACCGCGACGAGCTCGAAGGCCGACTCCCCGGCATCGGCAAGGCCAGCGACACCTTCGTCTCCGACCAGGTCACCGACGAGCGCTTCGCCTACTACCTCGGCATCAACAACGTCCTCGGTCTGATCGGTGCCTTCGGTGCGCAGCGACTCGCCGACGAGCGCGTCCTGCTCGCCGCACTGCGCCAGTTCCTCACCACCGCGACCAGCCTCGGCTCCCCGCTCCCGCACCGGCTCCTGGAGGCCGCGACCCTGCGCTGCAAGGCCAACCTCCTCACCCGCCTGCACGGCCTCGACGAACTCGTGGGCCCGGTCGACACCCAGTCCGTGTACGTCACCATCACCAACCCGCTGCGCGCCTGACCCGCCTCCCCCGTCCCGCGCCCGCCCCGCGCGGCCGAACCCACGGATCCCGCCGGCCCCGCCGATCCGGCGGACCGTACCCATCCCACCGACCCACGGACCGCACCCACCGCACCGCACCCCACCCCACCACCGTCCCGCCGAGAGGAGAGCGCCCCGTGCCTCCCACCGAAGCGCACCCCGGCACCGAGGCCGCAGGCCCCGCACCCGCCACCGGCACCCAGCCGGGCGTCGACGACACCCTGGACCTGCAGCTGCCCGAGGAGCTCGTGGCGCTCCTCGCCGCCGACCCGCCGCGCGGGACCGCCGACGGCGACCTCCTCGACGGCCTCGCCGACTGGCGACCGGCCGACACCCCCGTGGGGCGCTTCCAGCTCGTCCCCGTCCGGCTCGACCGCGACCTGCCGCTCCTCGCCCGCTGGATGAACGACCCCGCCGTCGCCGCGTTCTGGGAGCTCGCCGGACCCCCGGACGTGACCGCCGACCACATCCGCGCCCAACTCGACGGCGACGGGCGCAGCGTCCCCTGCCTCGGCGTCCTCGACGCCACGCCGATGAGCTACTTCGAGATCTACCGGGCCGACCTCGACCCGCTCGCCCGGTACTACCCGGCGCGCCCGCACGACACCGGGATCCACCTGCTCGTCGGAGGAGTCGCCGACCGGGGCCGCGGGGTCGGCACCACCCTCCTGCGCGCCGTCGCCGACCTCGTCCTCGACCACCGGCCCCGGTGCACCCGGGTCCTCGCCGAACCCGACCTGCGCAACACCCCCTCCGTGGCGGCCTTCCTCGGCGCCGGCTTCCGCCTGTCCGCCGAGGTCGAGCTCTCCGACAAGAGGGCCGCGCTCATGGTCCGCGACCGCGCCCTGCGCCATCTCCTGTGAACAGCCACTGACTCGCACCCACCGCCCGACCCACAGCGGTACCCACCTTGAGGAGTCCTCGTGTCGACGTCCCCTGCACCCCACGACTCCGCACAGCCCGCACAGCCCGCACAGCCGGCCCTTTGCGGGCCGCCCGAGCTGAACCCCGCCGCCTGGAGCCGGGCGTCCGCCCGCCTGCTCGCCAAGGCCATCGCCGAGTTCTCGTACGAGGAGGTGATCGAACCCCTACCGGCCGGGCCCGGCGGGGACGACGGCCGGCCGAGCCCGTACACCCTCACCCTCGACGACGGCGGCACGCTCGCCTTCACCGCCCGCCGCGGCGCGTACGGCGGCTGGCGCGTCGAGCCCGGCTCGATCACCGTCGACGGCAGGCCCGCCACCGACCCGCTGGACTTCCTCGTCCGCGCCCGGCGCCTGCTCGGCCTCGACGGCGCCACCCTCGGGCACCTCATCCGCGAGCTCACCACCACCCTCGCCGCCGACGCCCGGCTCGACCACACCGCGCTCACCGCCGCCGCCCTCGCCGACCTCGGCTACGCGGAACTCGAAGGCCATCAGACCGGCCACCCGTGGCTCGTGCTCAACAAGGGCCGCATCGGCTTCTCCGCCACCGACGCCGCCCGCTGGGCCCCCGAGGCCCGTCGCCCGGCCCGCCTGCCGTGGATCGCCGTCAGCAGCCGGATCGCCGCCTACCGAGGCGTCGCCGGTCTCGACACCCCCGAGCTGCTCTACGCCCGCGAGCTCGACCCCGAGGTCCGCGAGGGCTTCCACGCCACGCTGCGGTCCCGCGGCCTCGACCCCGACGGGTACCTCCTCCTGCCGGTCCACCCCTGGCAGTGGGACGAGGTCCTGCTCCCGCTGTACGCCCCGGCCATCGCCTCCGGGGCCCTGGTGCCACTCACCGAGGACGCCGACCTGCGCCTGCCGCAGCAGTCGATCCGCACCTTCCTCAACACCAGCCGCCCCGACCGCCACACCGTCAAACTGCCGCTCTCCGTCCTCAACACCCTGGTCTGGCGCGGCCTGCCCACCGAGCGCACCCTCGCCGCCCCGGCCGTCACCTCCTGGGTCCACGGCCTGCGCGACGCCGACCCCTTCCTGCGCGAGGACTGCGGGGTGATCCTCCTCGGCGAGGTCGCCTCCGTCGCCGTCGAGCACCCGCTGTACGACCGGCTGCCGGAGGTGCCGTACCAATACAAGGAGCTGCTCGGGGCGATCTGGCGCGAACCCCTGCGGCTGCCGCCGGGCGAGCGCGCCCGGACCCTCGCCGCGCTGCTGCACACCGACCCCGAGGGCCGGGCCTTCGTCGCCGAGCTCGTCGGGCGCTCCGGGCTCGCCCCCCGCGCCTGGCTCCAGCGCCTCTTCGCCGCGATGATGCCGCCGCTGCTGCACTTCCTCTACCAGTACGGCACCGTCTTCTCCCCGCACGGCGAGAACGCCATCGTCGTCTTCGACGCCCAGGACGTGCCCGTACGCCTGGCGATCAAGGACTTCGTCGACGACGTGAACATCAGCGCCCACCCGCTGCCCGAGCACGCCACCATGCCGGAGGACGTCCGGGCCGTCCTGCTCACCGAGGAGCCCGACTTCCTCACCCAGTTCATCCATTCGGGCCTCTTCGTCGGCGTCTTCCGCTACCTGGCTCCCCTGTACGAGGAACAACTGGGCGTGCCGGAGGAGGAGTTCTGGACCCTGCTACGGGCCGAGATCCTCCGTCACCAGGCGCGCTTCCCGGAGCTGAAGGAACGCTTCGAGCTGTTCGACCTCCTCGTCCCCCGGATCGAGCGCCTCTGTCTCAACCGGAACCGGCTCCACCTGGACGGCTACCGCGACCGGCCCGAGCGCCCCCACGCGGCCGTCCACGGCACCGTCCCGAACCCCCTCGCGTGATCACGGGGAGGGACCGGCTGTCGGTGCCGACCCGTAGGCTGGAAGCGCTATGACGAAGCCATCCCTCCCCGACCTCCTCCACGCCGCCGTCGCCGCCGTCGGCGGCGTGGAGCGCCCCGGCCAGGTCACCATGGCCGAGGCCGTGACCGAGGCCATCGACGACGGTTCCCACCTCCTCGTCCAGGCCGGCACCGGCACCGGCAAATCCCTCGGCTACCTCGTACCCACGCTGGCGCAGGGGGAGCGGGTGGTCGTCGCGACGGCGACGCTGGCCCTCCAGCGCCAGCTCGTCGAGCGCGACCTCCCGCGGACCGTCGACGCCCTGCACCCGCAGCTGCGCCGCCGCCCGGAGTTCGCCATGCTCAAGGGCCGGTCGAACTACCTGTGCCTGCACCGCCTGCACGAGGGCGTTCCGCAGGACGAGGAGGACGGCCTCTTCGACCCCTTCGAGGCGGCCGCCCCCACCAGCAAGCTGGGCCAGGACCTGCTGCGGCTGCGGGACTGGTCCGACGAGACGGAGACCGGCGACCGGGACGACCTGACGCCGGGCGTCTCCGACCGGGCCTGGGCGCAGGTCTCGGTCTCCTCGCGCGAGTGCCTGGGCGCGAGCAAGTGCGCGTACGGCCCGGAGTGCTTCGCCGAGGCGGCCCGTGAGCGGGCCAAGCTGGCCGAGGTCGTCGTCACCAACCACGCCCTGCTCGCCATCGACGCGATCGAGGGTGCGCCGGTGCTGCCGCAGCACGAGGTGCTGATCGTCGACGAGGCCCATGAGCTCGTCTCCCGGGTGACCGGCGTCGCCACGGGCGAGCTCACGCCCGGTCAGGTCAACCGGGCGGTGCGCCGGGCGGCGAAGCTGGTGGACGAGAAGACCGCCGACCAGCTGCAGACCGCGGCCGAGGGCTTCGAGCGGCTGATGGAGCTGGCCCTGCCGGGCCGTCTCGAGGAGATCCCGGAGGACCTGGCCTACGCGCTGATGGCGCTCCGCGACGCCTCCCGCGCGGTGATCACGGCCCTCGGCACCACCCGCGACCGTGCGGTGCAGGACGAGGACGCCGTCCGCAAGCAGGCCATGGCCTCCGTGGAGACCGTTCACGGGGTCGCCGAGCGGATCACCCAGGGCTCGGAGTACGACGTCGTCTGGTACGAGCGGCACGACCGCTTCGGCGCTTCGCTGCGCGTCGCCCCGCTCACCGTCTCGGGGCTGCTGCGGGAGAAGCTGTTCGCCGACCGGTCGGTGGTCCTCACCTCCGCCACCCTCAAGCTGGGCGGCGACTTCAACGGGGTGGGCGCCTCGCTCGGGCTCGCCCCCGAGGGCACCACGGGCGACGACCTGCCGGTCTGGAAGGGCATCGACGTCGGCTCGCCCTTCGACTACCCGAAGCAGGGCATCCTCTACGTCGCCAAGCACCTGAACCGGCCCGCTCGGGACGGCGAGCGCGGCGACATGCTGGACGAGCTGACCGAGCTGATGCAGGCGGCCGGTGGGCGCACCCTGGGCCTCTTCTCCTCGATGCGGGCCGCGCAGCAGGCGGCGGAGGAGCTGCGGAGCCGGATTCCCGAGCTGCCGATCCTGCTCCAGGGCGAGGACACCCTCGGCGAGCTGATCAAGAACTTCGCGGCCGACCCGAAGACCTGTCTCTTCGGCACGCTCTCGCTGTGGCAGGGCGTCGACGTGCCGGGGCCGAGCTGCCAGCTCGTCGTGATGGACAAGATCCCCTTCCCGCGCCCCGACGACCCGCTGATGAGCGCGCGGCAGAAGGCGGTGGAGGACGCCGGCGGCAACGGCTTCATGGCGGTCGCGGCGACGCACGCGGCGCTGCTCATGGCGCAGGGCGCCGGCCGCCTGGTCAGGGCCACGGGGGACCGGGGCGTC includes the following:
- a CDS encoding GNAT family N-acetyltransferase, whose product is MPPTEAHPGTEAAGPAPATGTQPGVDDTLDLQLPEELVALLAADPPRGTADGDLLDGLADWRPADTPVGRFQLVPVRLDRDLPLLARWMNDPAVAAFWELAGPPDVTADHIRAQLDGDGRSVPCLGVLDATPMSYFEIYRADLDPLARYYPARPHDTGIHLLVGGVADRGRGVGTTLLRAVADLVLDHRPRCTRVLAEPDLRNTPSVAAFLGAGFRLSAEVELSDKRAALMVRDRALRHLL
- a CDS encoding IucA/IucC family protein, producing the protein MSTSPAPHDSAQPAQPAQPALCGPPELNPAAWSRASARLLAKAIAEFSYEEVIEPLPAGPGGDDGRPSPYTLTLDDGGTLAFTARRGAYGGWRVEPGSITVDGRPATDPLDFLVRARRLLGLDGATLGHLIRELTTTLAADARLDHTALTAAALADLGYAELEGHQTGHPWLVLNKGRIGFSATDAARWAPEARRPARLPWIAVSSRIAAYRGVAGLDTPELLYARELDPEVREGFHATLRSRGLDPDGYLLLPVHPWQWDEVLLPLYAPAIASGALVPLTEDADLRLPQQSIRTFLNTSRPDRHTVKLPLSVLNTLVWRGLPTERTLAAPAVTSWVHGLRDADPFLREDCGVILLGEVASVAVEHPLYDRLPEVPYQYKELLGAIWREPLRLPPGERARTLAALLHTDPEGRAFVAELVGRSGLAPRAWLQRLFAAMMPPLLHFLYQYGTVFSPHGENAIVVFDAQDVPVRLAIKDFVDDVNISAHPLPEHATMPEDVRAVLLTEEPDFLTQFIHSGLFVGVFRYLAPLYEEQLGVPEEEFWTLLRAEILRHQARFPELKERFELFDLLVPRIERLCLNRNRLHLDGYRDRPERPHAAVHGTVPNPLA
- a CDS encoding ATP-dependent DNA helicase, whose translation is MTKPSLPDLLHAAVAAVGGVERPGQVTMAEAVTEAIDDGSHLLVQAGTGTGKSLGYLVPTLAQGERVVVATATLALQRQLVERDLPRTVDALHPQLRRRPEFAMLKGRSNYLCLHRLHEGVPQDEEDGLFDPFEAAAPTSKLGQDLLRLRDWSDETETGDRDDLTPGVSDRAWAQVSVSSRECLGASKCAYGPECFAEAARERAKLAEVVVTNHALLAIDAIEGAPVLPQHEVLIVDEAHELVSRVTGVATGELTPGQVNRAVRRAAKLVDEKTADQLQTAAEGFERLMELALPGRLEEIPEDLAYALMALRDASRAVITALGTTRDRAVQDEDAVRKQAMASVETVHGVAERITQGSEYDVVWYERHDRFGASLRVAPLTVSGLLREKLFADRSVVLTSATLKLGGDFNGVGASLGLAPEGTTGDDLPVWKGIDVGSPFDYPKQGILYVAKHLNRPARDGERGDMLDELTELMQAAGGRTLGLFSSMRAAQQAAEELRSRIPELPILLQGEDTLGELIKNFAADPKTCLFGTLSLWQGVDVPGPSCQLVVMDKIPFPRPDDPLMSARQKAVEDAGGNGFMAVAATHAALLMAQGAGRLVRATGDRGVVAILDPRLATARYGSYLKASLPDFWYTTDRNQVRKSLAAIDAAAGAAEA